A part of Babylonia areolata isolate BAREFJ2019XMU chromosome 6, ASM4173473v1, whole genome shotgun sequence genomic DNA contains:
- the LOC143283462 gene encoding neuropeptide CCHamide-1 receptor-like: MGYVEDEFCNKTLMDSTNCTLGHAHSKRSADADDGPEAIVVPLTFFFIFCVGVTGNVLLTLNFARHKKLSTPHNALVVNLAVGDLLMLALGVPVNSVWYTLDYWVFGEALCRLSRFSETLATAVTIATLTVLSVERYYIVTGRRRVHQLNSMPKQVIVVIWVVSFLLALPDLISANVVTPPNQSATNSTNTTTTTDSGPVEFCLDFAEDWGEDYVKANIMLKFLLFFCIPLLIIAPFYFLLAFHLLYKMFGSRKSPTSKTPLKAMAKTPAMRQDTMTDDMDIQTGAYLQEASSMEQEESRDWSQHAAAANNSLVGSTSVSKGRGGNKATTPAEKRQRLAWTVLMLVVCFVLCWLPRHVYLLWFHFDPAPFNAIWHVVKISGFCLMFSNSAVNPFVFYVLDLHFRNFVNGALLCRPSGTDGGRGGGGGEGGVGGEENGAANADTMAVDMTVTEADRRTCIVLNHMPPSAHTVDAV, translated from the coding sequence ATGGGGTACGTCGAGGACGAGTTTTGTAACAAGACTCTGATGGACAGTACTAACTGTACCCTGGGACACGCACACAGTAAGCGATCTGCGGACGCCGATGACGGACCAGAAGCCATCGTCGTGCCCTTGaccttcttcttcatattctgtGTAGGGGTGACAGGTAACGTGCTGCTGACCTTGAACTTCGCCAGGCACAAGAAACTGAGCACACCGCACAACGCCTTGGTCGTCAACCTGGCGGTGGGGGATCTTCTGATGCTGGCCCTTGGCGTCCCTGTCAACTCCGTGTGGTACACTCTTGATTACTGGGTGTTCGGAGAGGCCCTCTGCAGACTCAGTCGCTTTTCGGAAACCTTGGCCACAGCGGTGACCATCGCCACTCTGACGGTGCTGAGCGTGGAGCGCTACTACATCGTCACAGGTCGGCGTCGTGTTCACCAGCTGAACTCCATGCCCAAAcaggtcatcgtcgtcatctggGTCGTCAGCTTCCTTCTGGCTCTGCCTGATCTCATTTCCGCCAATGTGGTGACGCCGCCCAACCAAAGCGCTACAAActccacgaacaccaccaccaccacagacagcgGGCCGGTCGAGTTTTGCCTGGACTTTGCCGAGGACTGGGGCGAGGATTACGTCAAGGCAAACATCATGCTGAAGTTTCTCCTGTTCTTTTGCATCCCGCTCCTCATCATCGCCCCGTTCTATTTCCTCCTGGCCTTCCACCTTCTCTACAAAATGTTCGGATCCCGGAAAAGCCCCACCAGCAAGACGCCCCTCAAGGCCATGGCGAAGACGCCAGCGATGAGACAGGACACGATGACTGACGACATGGACATCCAGACGGGAGCGTACCTTCAGGAGGCGTCGTCTATGGAGCAGGAGGAAAGCAGGGACTGGTCACAGCACGCCGCCGCAGCCAACAACAGTCTGGTCGGGTCCACCAGCGTCAGCAAGGGGCGCGGCGGCAACAAAGCGACGACGCCGGCCGAGAAGCGGCAGCGGCTGGCGTGGACGGTGCTGATGCTGGTGGTCTGCTTCGTGCTGTGCTGGCTGCCGCGCCACGTCTACCTGCTGTGGTTCCACTTCGACCCGGCCCCCTTCAACGCCATCTGGCACGTCGTCAAGATCTCCGGCTTCTGCCTCATGTTCTCCAACTCCGCCGTCAACCCCTTCGTCTTTTACGTGCTGGACCTTCACTTCAGGAACTTCGTCAACGGCGCCCTGCTATGCCGCCCATCTGGGACcgacggaggaagaggaggaggagggggagaaggaggggttgggggggaagagaACGGCGCGGCCAACGCCGACACCATGGCGGTGGACATGACGGTGACGGAGGCTGACCGGAGGACCTGCATCGTCCTCAACCACATGCCGCCCTCTGCACACACTGTGGACGCCGTGTGA